The following coding sequences lie in one Caproicibacterium argilliputei genomic window:
- the nrdR gene encoding transcriptional regulator NrdR, producing MKCPFCGHEESKVIDSRPTDEGERIRRRRECLKCGKRFTTYEVIETVPVIVIKKDKSREAFDRSKLLRGLLRACEKRPVSLATLERLVDEIETNLQNSLDREVESSKIGEYAMEKLKAIDEVAYVRFASVYRQFQDINTFLDELNEIIQTRQNQQTSKH from the coding sequence ATGAAATGTCCTTTTTGCGGGCACGAAGAAAGCAAGGTTATTGATTCCCGGCCAACGGATGAGGGAGAGCGCATTCGCCGCCGACGGGAATGTTTAAAATGTGGAAAGCGCTTCACGACTTATGAGGTGATTGAAACAGTTCCGGTTATCGTTATTAAAAAAGATAAATCCAGGGAAGCCTTTGACCGCAGCAAGCTGCTGCGCGGTTTGTTGCGTGCCTGCGAAAAGCGTCCGGTTTCCCTGGCAACACTGGAACGTCTGGTAGATGAAATTGAAACGAACCTGCAAAATTCTCTGGACCGGGAAGTGGAGTCCTCCAAAATCGGAGAATATGCTATGGAAAAGCTCAAAGCCATTGATGAGGTGGCGTATGTGCGCTTTGCATCCGTTTATCGTCAGTTTCAGGACATCAACACGTTTTTGGATGAGTTAAATGAGATTATTCAGACGCGGCAGAACCAGCAGACATCGAAACACTAA
- a CDS encoding DUF4363 family protein, with protein sequence MKRMAAAVVLLAASLGLCFAGSHVTARLTNQLDGTLSDARTAALQNDRKTAYRLSLQAKKDWENAHETLCTFQPHSRLESVDQTLATLPDLAKAENLEQFASECARGEVLAKNLREGELPLLQNIL encoded by the coding sequence ATGAAACGCATGGCAGCGGCGGTGGTTCTGCTGGCCGCTTCTTTAGGGCTCTGCTTCGCTGGCAGCCACGTTACGGCAAGGTTGACAAATCAGCTTGACGGCACACTTTCCGATGCCCGCACAGCGGCGCTGCAAAATGACCGAAAAACCGCTTACCGGCTGAGTCTGCAGGCAAAAAAGGATTGGGAAAATGCCCATGAAACGCTCTGCACCTTTCAGCCGCACAGCAGGTTGGAATCCGTCGACCAGACTCTGGCAACCCTGCCCGACCTGGCAAAGGCTGAGAATCTGGAGCAGTTTGCAAGCGAATGTGCCCGCGGCGAAGTGTTGGCCAAAAACCTGCGCGAAGGGGAGCTGCCGCTTCTGCAGAATATTCTATAA
- a CDS encoding DUF421 domain-containing protein yields MGKRQISELQTSELVVTLLISDIAAIPMQDSGQPLVSGVLPIAVLVFCELFASWFMMKSGKFRKIICGKPIIIILDGVIQQQEMKKLRLTTEDLFEELREKDVFSLKDVAYAIVETNGRISIIKKPDREQPTAGMLGVAVPSSGIEAVVISDGTVSRTSLQLCGKSQKWLEGILRHEQVNLADIFLMTANTKGEYQIIPREETL; encoded by the coding sequence ATGGGGAAACGGCAGATCAGCGAACTGCAGACCAGCGAGCTTGTCGTTACCCTGCTGATTTCCGATATTGCGGCCATTCCTATGCAGGACAGCGGTCAGCCGCTTGTAAGCGGCGTGCTGCCGATTGCCGTTTTGGTGTTCTGCGAACTGTTTGCGTCTTGGTTCATGATGAAAAGCGGCAAGTTCCGAAAAATCATCTGCGGCAAGCCCATTATCATTATTCTGGACGGTGTCATTCAGCAGCAGGAAATGAAAAAGCTGCGCCTGACCACAGAGGATCTGTTCGAGGAACTGCGGGAAAAAGATGTCTTTTCCCTGAAAGATGTTGCTTACGCCATTGTGGAAACCAATGGACGCATCAGCATCATTAAAAAGCCCGACCGAGAGCAGCCAACCGCCGGAATGCTCGGCGTTGCGGTTCCCAGCAGCGGCATCGAAGCTGTTGTGATCAGTGACGGGACGGTCAGCAGAACTTCCCTGCAGCTCTGTGGAAAAAGTCAAAAATGGCTGGAGGGAATTCTGCGGCATGAGCAGGTCAATTTGGCGGATATTTTTTTAATGACCGCCAATACTAAAGGCGAATATCAAATTATTCCGCGGGAGGAAACGCTATGA
- a CDS encoding glycosyltransferase, producing MQDCLVLLTKVYPFDKGEEFIEDEIPILAQAFSQVIVIATSTAENAVQTRTVPENVKVHRISAKDIRRKLPAAAASLLLSRSCHGFAGREEKKAAGRSMKARLFLRYFIAKSELVFQASRRILLPYHLESCDSVTFYAYWFYDVAVAASQLKKYCTAKSCKAVCRAHGYDLYKERQSSGFLPLRPYLLKSLDAVYPCSQNGTKYIQNHWPGFEEKVHTAYLGTQDYSLGPAPQTDSFHIVSCCHIVPLKRVNLLAQALSQLQDSGLNLKWTHIGGGDGLEDLRSYAAENLSFMDVDLHGALPNEQLMQFYQSTPVNVFVNTSSSEGLPVSIMEAASFGIPAIATDVGGTGELVKSDRTGWLLSADLTPEVLASTILEAAKQPADTAAAMRNRCRTLWEQQFNGVKNFTAFAEKLKPF from the coding sequence ATGCAGGATTGTCTCGTACTGCTGACAAAGGTCTATCCGTTTGATAAAGGCGAGGAATTTATTGAGGATGAAATTCCGATTCTGGCGCAGGCGTTCAGCCAGGTTATCGTCATCGCCACCAGCACAGCGGAAAATGCTGTGCAGACACGTACAGTTCCCGAAAATGTGAAGGTACACCGTATTTCAGCCAAAGACATCCGCCGAAAATTACCGGCAGCCGCCGCAAGTCTGCTGCTTTCGCGCAGCTGTCACGGATTCGCGGGCCGTGAAGAAAAAAAAGCTGCCGGTCGCTCCATGAAAGCCCGGCTTTTCCTGCGCTATTTCATCGCAAAAAGTGAACTGGTTTTTCAGGCAAGCCGCCGGATTCTGCTGCCCTACCACTTAGAATCTTGCGACAGCGTTACCTTTTACGCTTACTGGTTTTATGACGTTGCTGTGGCTGCAAGCCAATTAAAAAAATACTGTACCGCGAAGTCCTGCAAAGCAGTTTGCCGCGCACACGGTTACGATCTTTACAAAGAGCGGCAGTCCAGCGGTTTCCTGCCGCTGCGGCCGTACCTTTTAAAAAGTCTGGACGCCGTCTACCCCTGCAGTCAGAATGGAACGAAGTACATACAGAATCATTGGCCCGGATTTGAGGAAAAAGTGCATACGGCATACTTAGGAACACAGGACTACAGTTTAGGCCCTGCCCCACAGACGGATTCATTCCATATTGTCAGCTGCTGCCACATTGTTCCGCTAAAGCGAGTAAACCTACTGGCGCAGGCACTGTCCCAGCTGCAGGACAGTGGTTTGAACCTAAAATGGACACATATCGGCGGCGGGGACGGATTGGAAGACCTGCGCAGCTATGCGGCGGAGAACCTTTCTTTTATGGATGTGGATTTGCACGGGGCACTGCCCAATGAGCAGCTGATGCAGTTTTACCAGTCTACTCCGGTCAACGTGTTTGTCAACACAAGCAGCAGCGAGGGGCTGCCGGTGTCCATCATGGAGGCGGCTTCCTTTGGAATTCCGGCGATTGCCACCGACGTTGGCGGCACGGGGGAATTGGTCAAATCTGACAGAACTGGCTGGCTGCTGTCGGCAGACTTGACACCGGAAGTGCTGGCTTCAACCATTCTGGAGGCTGCAAAACAGCCTGCTGACACAGCCGCCGCAATGCGGAATCGCTGTCGAACGCTTTGGGAGCAGCAGTTTAACGGCGTCAAAAATTTCACCGCTTTTGCGGAAAAGCTAAAGCCGTTTTAA
- a CDS encoding glycosyltransferase family 2 protein: MKLSIIVPVYNAEEYLKTCVESILSQSFQDFELLLVNDASPDKSLEAAHALERQDQRITVYDKPHGGLGDTRNFGAQRAQGEYLLFIDADDWLGENTLASVVEPTAAATADLAVFNFVRENESAGVSRLSTLPIDCPSDRAEDNQKMLEELLGPDAGSTPWRSVEMLGSAWRRLYRREWFLAHSLLYPNEEEVMLEDLPVSIRAHFYSAKTLFLDVPVYHYRFNGNSLSTRYRAEKMQKLSRCFTMTAEFLKEQHAYADLEPRHLAWYLRNAGHSALVNVFSKGNLKDRAGKKEEIRGILADPILQRAAQSSYFQNGTFADRLIHRVIKSGSVEQAYLFYSLYTKHLQKNIENQ; the protein is encoded by the coding sequence TTGAAGCTATCAATTATTGTACCCGTGTACAACGCGGAGGAATACCTGAAAACCTGTGTGGAAAGTATTCTGTCACAGTCCTTTCAGGACTTTGAACTGCTGCTGGTCAATGATGCCTCACCGGATAAATCCTTGGAGGCCGCCCATGCCTTGGAGCGTCAGGACCAGCGAATCACGGTTTATGACAAGCCGCACGGCGGTTTGGGAGACACACGCAACTTTGGCGCGCAGCGCGCACAAGGGGAGTACCTGCTTTTTATCGACGCGGACGACTGGCTGGGGGAAAATACCCTTGCGTCTGTTGTGGAACCTACCGCTGCAGCTACGGCGGATCTGGCAGTTTTTAATTTCGTGCGGGAAAATGAAAGTGCGGGTGTCAGTCGGCTGAGCACGCTGCCAATCGACTGCCCTTCCGACCGTGCGGAAGACAACCAAAAAATGCTGGAGGAACTGCTTGGCCCAGATGCCGGCAGCACGCCGTGGCGAAGCGTGGAAATGCTGGGGAGTGCATGGCGTCGCCTGTACCGCCGGGAATGGTTTCTTGCGCACAGCTTGCTGTACCCCAATGAAGAAGAAGTCATGCTGGAGGATTTACCGGTCAGCATTCGGGCACATTTCTATTCGGCAAAAACCCTGTTTCTGGATGTACCGGTTTATCACTATCGGTTCAATGGAAATTCCCTGAGCACGCGATACCGTGCCGAGAAGATGCAGAAACTTTCGCGTTGTTTTACGATGACAGCGGAATTTCTGAAAGAGCAGCACGCTTACGCGGATTTGGAACCGCGCCATTTGGCGTGGTATCTGCGCAATGCCGGGCACAGTGCGCTGGTGAATGTATTCAGTAAGGGCAATCTGAAAGATCGCGCCGGCAAAAAAGAAGAAATCCGCGGTATTTTGGCGGACCCGATTCTGCAGCGTGCCGCACAGAGCTCGTACTTTCAGAACGGAACCTTTGCCGACCGGCTGATTCACCGGGTGATCAAAAGTGGCTCTGTAGAGCAGGCATATTTATTTTACAGCCTTTATACAAAGCATCTTCAAAAAAATATCGAGAATCAGTAG
- a CDS encoding glycosyltransferase — translation MPKKRILFINYSLHSGGIEKSLVTLLSLFDYSTYDVDLQLFANDGLFLPRVPKQVHLLPPLFPQAYKRNIRQALPLLLKQKQPLTALCRTGVTLAGLRGTMGERLVKMWKVERHFVRKNTKPYDAAVAFMEGQPIYYCVENVQAKRKIGFIHGDYTAMGLNRAFDEPYLTKLNAVCTVSESCRDALVRTFPALAEKFHVQYNLLSPPFLQKLAEEPLAVSDSYQGLRVLTIARLSQQKGLDLAIPAIRALRRKGLQFRWYIIGIGPEKEALQAQIQEYGLTEDIVFLGEQGNPYPFVKACDVYLQPSRFEGKSIAVDEAMALCKPILLTDFSTAKDQITDGETGLIVPMNPQGIAEGLERLLTDAALRGKLEQTLSEMDSSNVEEIQKLYALLAGTPAEQQSAES, via the coding sequence ATGCCGAAAAAAAGAATTCTTTTTATAAATTACAGTCTGCACAGCGGCGGAATTGAAAAAAGTCTGGTTACGCTGCTGTCTTTATTTGATTATAGCACTTATGATGTCGATTTACAGCTTTTTGCAAATGATGGCCTGTTTTTGCCGCGTGTGCCGAAACAGGTCCATTTACTGCCGCCGCTGTTTCCGCAGGCATACAAGCGGAATATCCGGCAGGCACTGCCCCTGCTGCTGAAGCAGAAGCAGCCGCTGACCGCTTTGTGCCGCACCGGCGTGACTCTGGCGGGTCTGCGCGGAACCATGGGCGAGCGGCTTGTGAAAATGTGGAAGGTAGAGCGGCATTTCGTTCGGAAAAACACCAAGCCGTATGATGCGGCGGTCGCATTTATGGAAGGGCAGCCGATTTATTACTGCGTGGAAAATGTGCAGGCAAAACGAAAAATCGGCTTTATCCACGGTGATTACACGGCGATGGGTTTGAACCGCGCATTTGACGAACCGTATCTGACGAAGCTGAACGCTGTCTGCACCGTTTCCGAATCCTGTCGGGACGCATTGGTTCGCACATTTCCTGCCCTTGCTGAAAAATTCCATGTACAGTATAATCTGCTTTCCCCGCCGTTCCTGCAAAAGCTGGCGGAGGAGCCTTTGGCTGTTTCTGATTCCTATCAAGGTCTGCGGGTGCTGACCATTGCGCGTCTGTCCCAACAGAAAGGACTGGATCTTGCGATTCCGGCCATTCGGGCACTGCGCAGAAAGGGTCTGCAGTTCCGCTGGTATATTATAGGTATTGGCCCTGAAAAAGAGGCGCTGCAGGCGCAGATTCAGGAGTACGGCCTTACAGAGGATATTGTTTTTCTGGGGGAGCAGGGCAATCCTTATCCCTTTGTCAAGGCGTGTGATGTGTATTTGCAGCCGTCTCGCTTTGAGGGGAAAAGCATCGCAGTGGATGAAGCGATGGCGCTGTGTAAGCCAATTCTGCTGACAGACTTTTCAACGGCAAAAGACCAGATTACAGATGGAGAAACCGGTTTGATTGTTCCGATGAATCCGCAGGGAATCGCGGAAGGATTGGAACGTCTATTGACAGACGCTGCCCTGCGCGGCAAGCTGGAACAGACGCTGTCCGAGATGGATTCCTCCAATGTAGAGGAAATCCAAAAACTGTATGCACTGCTTGCGGGAACCCCTGCCGAACAGCAGTCTGCAGAATCATGA